From a region of the Thermus caldilimi genome:
- a CDS encoding histidine phosphatase family protein, with amino-acid sequence MSRSWDTLLMVVHGGVIRALLSYALTGERRLLALEVHPCGLSVLDVGEKTLLRAHNIVAYDLLPESRLSTMEMLWEMYRA; translated from the coding sequence TTGAGCCGTTCCTGGGACACCCTTCTCATGGTGGTGCATGGCGGGGTCATCCGGGCGCTGCTCTCCTACGCCCTCACCGGGGAGAGGCGCTTGCTGGCCCTGGAGGTGCATCCCTGCGGCCTTTCCGTGCTGGACGTGGGCGAAAAGACCTTGCTCAGGGCCCACAACATCGTGGCCTACGACCTCTTGCCGGAAAGCCGCCTGTCCACGATGGAAATGCTGTGGGAGATGTACCGGGCGTAG